The Raphanus sativus cultivar WK10039 chromosome 2, ASM80110v3, whole genome shotgun sequence DNA segment TCAGATCTTACTCCGAAGGAGTTCCGCCGCAAGCACCTAGGCCTGAAACGGAAGCTCCGTCTTCCAAAAGACGCTCAGAAGGCGCCGATCCTTCCGACCAGCGACCTCCCGACGGATTTCGATTGGCGTGACCAAGGAGCCGTCACTCCCGTTAAAAACCAGGTATGACCTCTGTTCTGTTAGCTCGAATACTAAACCGAGTTAAACCAAGCTTAGATATATGTACAATTGAACCAACCACCAAACCGGTTCCACCTAAATACAAATATCAACAGGCTAATACAATAATTGCCATAAATAGACAGTTAGCTAGCTCACATACTAAACCGAATTAAACTAAGCTTAGATATATGTACAATTGAACCAACCACCAAACCGGTTCCACCTAATACAAATATCAACGGACTGATACAATAATTGCCATAGATAGACAGTTAGCTTTCCACTTTCGTGAGTTTCGATCACCATCAAATATTGAATTATGTGTGTGTTTGATGTGGAAAAGGGTTCGTGCGGATCGTGCTGGTCGTTTAGCGCAACAGGAGCTCTTGAAGGAGCACATTTTCTGGCGACTAAAGAGCTTGTTAGCCTCAGCGAACAGCAGCTCGTGGATTGCGACCATGAGGTTTGTTTTTCTCTCTCCCTTATCCATCATTCGTTCTAGGCATAAGAGTTTGGATACTTGTTCGGTTCGGATTATTTTGGGTTCAACCTTCTAGACTGTTTATGAATATATGGGTTCGTTAATAATACTTTTCAGTTATGGTAGACTTGGTACCTCTGTCTAATATCTATTTTGGATCTGAATTCATTTCGGGGTTTTGGTTAATAATACTCTAGGTTCAAGTATTTTTATTAGATTGTATCAAAATATACATgagattaaatatttgaataattttgtccaaaaaaaataatttatttaggtTTTAAATACTTATTTTGCATACTAGTTTGGGTCATCGGATATTATTCTGTGATCCTCATTGACGTAATCCTTTTTGATGTGTTGGGTAAAGTGGTTGTAACTAATTTTGGCATTGAAAATTTTCCTTTTACTGCAGTGTGATCCAGAAGAGGCCAACTCATGTGACTCTGGTTGCAATGGAGGACTAATGAACAACGCTTTTGAGTACACTCTTAAAGCTGGTGGCCTTATGAAAGAAGCAGACTATCCTTATACAGGACATGACAATTCCGGCTGCAAGTTCGACAAGAGCATGATCGCCGCAAGAGTGTCTAATTTCAGCGTTGTCTCTGCGGATGAAGATCAAATCGCTGCAAATCTAGTCCACCACGGTCCTCTTGCTAGTAAGTTCTTTAACCAAAAcggtttttttttattgttgtacATATTCAAGAATCAGATATTTAACGCATTCTCTGTTCTGCTCGGCAGTTGCTATCAATGCAATGTGGATGCAAACTTACATAGGAGGAGTCTCGTGCCCGTATGTATGTTCTAAGAGCCAAGACCATGGAGTGCTCTTGGTTGGGTTTGGCTCGTCGGGTTATGCACCAATCCGTCTCAAGGAGAAGCCTTACTGGATCATAAAGAACTCATGGGGAGAGACGTGGGGCGAGCATGGTTACTACAAAATCTGCAGGGGACGTCATAACATCTGTGGTATGGACACAATGGTATCTACTGTTGCTGCTGTTCATACCTCAACTCAGTAGAACTATTAGGACACTACTGGGTTTTACCTGTCCTTgtgtgtatattatatatatatgtgtatctGAATAACAACTATGGACtgttatttttagtattatcgtcaatttgtttcagttttaatgtaaaatatagcCTTGGGGTGTCGTTATCCTTGTAGCATCGAATGCTAAAGAAAAGTGATATGATGATCAGTTTATAAGTATGTAATAATGGAAGTTTTACATTATGTTTGGCGCCGTGAGACATACAGAAGACAAACGCAAATTCTTATTGTTCCAAGAATAACAAAGATCAAACTGCTTATTTACATTGTTAAAACTGCATAAGGTCCGGTTTTGTCTTATCTTCTACAAACACTTTCAGGTTTTGTTCTACAAGCACTTTTCGTACCAGTTATCACTTATCACCAGAACTATCTCGGTGGTGTTTATACACCGTGTCGTACGTTGTCACATCTTTAATCTTGCAATTTGTGATATGGCAATCATTTTTGAAAAGGTCACTTCCAAAAATGTCGGTTCACATCTGATGTCTATCCAACTACCTCTACCTCTTGTTGTCTATGGTGATTTGGTACAACGtgaatattaaaattgatgttttCCAGTTAAAAGGATTTGTGGCTTTTTCAAAAGGACAAAGATACATGTTTTGAAGTTCAAAATCAGATGTTAAACAATTTGCAGAAGCTAAAAAGACTGAAGCAACATTCCCTACGAAAACAGCATGgaaatcttttatttatttattttgaactaAACAGTTCTAAGAGATGCTTTGCCACAACATTACAAGAGATAAAAgcccttttttcaaaaaaaaaaaaaagaaaaacattacaAGAGACCCGCTCAAGGTTTAAACTTTGTGAAAAGAATAGAAGAGTGCTATCCAAATtcatggtttatatatatatcaaatactGTTAGATAATACCAGTTTCAATCGCCTAACTTTTCCAAAGTTAAAGTTGATGAAAAGAAATTGCTTCAGATAATACCAGTTAGCAATTATATGCGTAGAAAGAGAATTAGTTAGGAATCTAGATTATGAAAATTTAGTGAAAATAAGGAAAAGGAATTATGTCTTACACTTTTTTCAGATTATCGtgtatattttatgttgtttcaaatatatattacattcaAAATGAAATTGTTAAAGACCTCATTTTATATTTGCTTTAAGCCTCTCTAGACCTTCACTGTATTTACGTCTAGCGATACCGACTATGAGCTCAGAGCTCCAatagtaagttttttttttgtcactgactCCAATAGTAAGTTTAAAATGCACAAACCCTacttttttgctaaattataaATGTCATTAAGAAACTTAACGAAGATCTGGTTACAAATGATTGAAACCAACACTGCTTTTCAGCCTATCAAGTTTAAGGAactgcaaaaaaataaaaaccctaAAGAACCTAAGAAAATTAACACCAAGCATCCACAACGATGGCGAGCTTGAAGTTAATATTACAATGTAGCACAAACCCTacttttagggtttagaatctGATTTTAAACTAGAACGGAAAACTAACATAACCCGTAATTGATCGTATAATGTTAATGAAATAGCTTCAGACAATGTTACTATTGaagattttaaatgtataatgaGTGCGTAGTTTTCTAACAACAATTATTGTTTCTTTAGCTATTTTCCAGACTActaaccaaatatatattttttcttcctCTAGTGGCTGACCGGatcgaaaaatatttttttccatgcATGTCAGTTGGATTGTGATATTTGTTCAAAAGGAATCATTAACATCGCAAAGCTcatatttttgttaatcatTTATTTCATTCATAATAATAATTCCAGCATTTATAATCTCATCCTCTCCTGGCGTGGTACACAAGTAACTAGCCCTATAAAGCTAGATTCAAAAtccaccaccaccgcctcctCCGGCATCACCACCAAACCCTCCACCGGCACCATGGCCTCCTCCTGCACCACCACCAAAACCTCCACCAGCTCCTCCACCGTGGCCTCCACCAGCACCACCCCCGAAACCTCCTCCAGCACCACCACCGTGACCTCCACCAGCTCCACCACCGAACCCTCCACCAGCACCACCACCATGTCCTCCTCCAGCACCACCACCGAATCCTCCACCAGCACCACCACCATGTCCTCCTCCAGCACCACCACCGAATCCTCCACCAGCACCACCACCATGTCCTCCTCCAGCCCCACCACCGAATCCTCCACCAGCACCACCACCATGTCCTCCTCCAGCACCACCACCGAATCCTCCTCCAGCACCACCACCATGCCCTCCTCCAGCACCACCACCAAATCCTCCCCCAGCACCACCACCATGGCCTCCTCCAATAGCACCACCACCTTTGCCTCCACCAGCACCACCACCAAATCCTCCTCCAACACCACCACCTTTGCCTCCACCAGCACCACCGCCGAACCCTCCTCCAGCACCACCACCGTGGCCTCCTCCAACACCACTACCACCACCTAAACCACCACCTTTGCCTCCACCAGCACCACCACCGAACCCTCCTCCAACACCACCACCGTGGCCTCCACCTGCACCACCACCAAAGCCTCCACCGGCTCCTCCTCCAAGACCACCACCTCCgccttttccaccaccaaacCCGCCTCCagcaccaccacctcctccaaAACCACCACCTCCTAAAGTCTCCTTCTCGAGTCTCCTACATTCTGCTACTCCAATAATGAGCAACACAAGCATCAAGCCCAAAAATCCAAATCGCTTAGAAACTTTCCCCATTTCTTTCTACTTCTACTTTACAAAGTGTTGTTCTTTGTTCAGTGCGATTGGTTTACTCACCGTACTATGCTTACTATGTCTATTTATAGGAGCAAACAAATAAAGAGCATTAATGAGAATTAGTTGAGGCCTTCATCATACACTAACTTGATTTTTTTCATACAATTTCGCTATCTTTTATGCTACAATTTTCCTCATGTGTAATAAATGAGCGCAGAGCAAGTGTTCCTTTTTCAAATTGTAGCCTTGTCATACTTTTCAACCCTATCAATTTGTTTAACTAatcttagcaaaaaaatatgttcatgtatcgggagtatttttttttatcaccgACTAAGTCAGCCTAATGAAAGATATACATTGATCTTATTTCGTTCTCCTATGCAGAAGTTTAAATATGTTTCCCAACATGTTTTAAGATCTAAGCTTGTTTATGTTAACGCAATCTAATGTTCCAAAAAAACACGAAGCTTATCTGATTCCAAGTCGACACATGCAATACTAAACAAGTGCTTACAATCCATATGTGAAGTGGTTTTTAAACATTTATGAAAACTAAGATTAACATCTCAAAAGAAGTCAtgatatattttggttttctaGTGTTctatccatatatatatttatgattttctacGATGTATGATAATGAGTTGTAGAGATAGAAATATTAGAAGATTGTACATGATATTGAGTAATacgaaacaaataaaaagagcTTTCCACTGTGAAAAAGGTGACGAGAAATTCAACATAGGTTTGAAACACAGTGGGGTCAGGGCTGATGGTGGAATTAATTAAGGTCTCTGTTTACAGCGTCTCAACTACTTTACCACTTACATACATTTTGATCTTCTATTATCATAATCATGCAGTTTATTATCATCCACAAATCGTTATATATCATTATGATCTGCCGACaaactttaatatttattttgactaCAGACTGAAAATCAGGACTATAGTAACCAAATTGGTGTACAAAGTTTTGGACTTTCGTTTGCGCGTAccaaatttgtttctttttaatttgacaCAAACAATTTTAGTCTTTATTTGGGTTGGTTGCAACTGTTTAGTAAAGAGATTGATTTTATGGCTTCATCTAATCATCTTTGTTATAGTGCTGCCACTCCACCTATCACCTTTACAATGCTGAGgctcaaaagaaaaacttactATAACCCGAAAATCTAAAACATGGGATTTTATATGATGTTGGTTTAACTTTTGAGTTATCAATTTCGTAAAGAGTATAGCTTAAccataatatattataactCACTTATAACTTAAGTCATCTGCTATATTACTAAAACTGAAATAATTTTTggtatttcattttatttacagatttagattttcttttatttacagatttaaccactgtatttaaaaaaatcaaatatttcatttttatacttttttacaaattctatcacaacattttaaattaatctatattattaaagtaaacTAACTTTtggtaattatttttatatacagatatatacttcatttatttacagatttacCCACtgtatttacaataaattaaatattttcttttaatttttttttacagattaTGCCAcaacatttaaaatcaattaaaataattaattacaattccaaAACTTATCTAACCAGATCGATATTTATATTGACCgttaatcattttaattaaaccgatattatattattagtggctataacaaaattatggttattgtttctttgtggttaaaataaaaaaaaactgaaatatatagtatatattatataaaaaaatatttatatatagtgttACCTTattagtttagtaaaatataaatatttcgagaatacaattttcaaaaaaacaaaatatcataaaattaataataacatagacaactaatgcaaaaaattaaaaattttagtatgttgtttcattttatataaaaaacaaaaaaacaagaaattaatatatgaatagtagAATTACATCAAAATgcatcaaattataaaattttaaatataatattatgtacaaataaaaataattattatcaaaattctacattataaaaataatatattttattctaaatgtaatttacaaaatacaaaaaatatacatgtgCATTCTATAAAAACAGTAGTTTATAAATTCACGTTGAAcacaagttaaatcaaacatccgCACGGAGGGAAGTTCtagtaatatattataattaactcatattcaaaaattaaaattaattcacgagtaaataatattttagatttaacttaaataaagtttaaaacatatACCAACCAAAGTCATTATTTTGGTGGTGACACAAAACCCTTCAGAGGGATTGgaaacttcttctttttataaTGTATTTGCACACATCATCTAAGTTTAACTATCAAAATTCCTAATACTCagtaaatctatactattaaagcagatgcATGTTTGTGAATCTACTCCTAAGTTTTCaaagaaattacaaaacattCCATGCATTCTTTTTAAATGGTTTTGGATAAATTAAAACCCAACAAATTAGAAAGTTCATTTGATAGTCATGTCCAATTAAACAAAACATCCCAATAATTTCAACAATTTATCCGTCGAAAATTTTAAGCCTATTTcgtcataaaaataaattttggtttttctaATATCATTTTTCGAATAgtacaaaaatatcaaattacaaaaattaaaaatctaatagttttaaaagttttatgtataatttaaatgtatataataatttaattttaaaaatattatcagatTTCTATGGGCTTTAACAGGTCAATCATGGTTAGATCATAGGTTAATGATAATATTTTGGatttatcagatttttaattaacgaattttcattaaatttaaactGTATTATATACTGATTATCGGGTTTATCAATTCAACTGCGGGTCTGTGTCGGATATGAAAACACTGAATatctatttttaacataaatttgtaaataaaaaattttaaaatattactcaataccaactaatatttttactcAAAACcaaacccgcgcttttaaaagcgcgggtcaaaatctagtatttattaaaagtaCTACATAATATCCTACGTGCATGGTTGAGATCATTTGCAGCCTTGCAGGCATGCAGGGCGTAGCTTAGCCTTTAGACGTAGTCACATGGGTGGATCTACATGAAGCAGGGAGGGGACATCTGCCCcagtgaatttttttcaaacGGGTCGGGACCCGTGGACTAAGATTCAAATTCCAA contains these protein-coding regions:
- the LOC108841530 gene encoding glycine-rich cell wall structural protein-like — encoded protein: MGKVSKRFGFLGLMLVLLIIGVAECRRLEKETLGGGGFGGGGGAGGGFGGGKGGGGGLGGGAGGGFGGGAGGGHGGGVGGGFGGGAGGGKGGGLGGGSGVGGGHGGGAGGGFGGGAGGGKGGGVGGGFGGGAGGGKGGGAIGGGHGGGAGGGFGGGAGGGHGGGAGGGFGGGAGGGHGGGAGGGFGGGAGGGHGGGAGGGFGGGAGGGHGGGAGGGFGGGAGGGHGGGAGGGFGGGAGGGHGGGAGGGFGGGAGGGHGGGAGGGFGGGAGGGHGAGGGFGGDAGGGGGGGF
- the LOC108842237 gene encoding probable cysteine protease RD19C, which translates into the protein MNRVIFFLLTAAALLVAITGHVSEDGFDNPIIRQVVPEENDEQLLNAEHHFSLFKSKYDKTYATQAEHDRRFRVFEANLRRARRHQLLDPSAVHGVTQFSDLTPKEFRRKHLGLKRKLRLPKDAQKAPILPTSDLPTDFDWRDQGAVTPVKNQGSCGSCWSFSATGALEGAHFLATKELVSLSEQQLVDCDHECDPEEANSCDSGCNGGLMNNAFEYTLKAGGLMKEADYPYTGHDNSGCKFDKSMIAARVSNFSVVSADEDQIAANLVHHGPLAIAINAMWMQTYIGGVSCPYVCSKSQDHGVLLVGFGSSGYAPIRLKEKPYWIIKNSWGETWGEHGYYKICRGRHNICGMDTMVSTVAAVHTSTQ